A window of Verrucomicrobiia bacterium contains these coding sequences:
- a CDS encoding molybdopterin oxidoreductase family protein, whose product MKARRANTFLRQWIGPLTTDLVRSPGEFGLGQVPARLKPDATTSMVCGFCSTGCGLKIHLRKGEAVNLTPDPAHPVNLGMACPKGWEALTPLSASDRGTTPLLRDPHGKWRPVDWQAAMKEFCARMKGVQARHGRHSIAFLSTGQICTEEMALLGGLFKFGMGGLHCDSNTRQCMATAHVAYKQSFGFDAPPFTYADFEQSDVLVFVGANPCIAHPIMWQRVMRNPHYPEIIVVDPRATETAMAATQHYALRPKSDLAVLYGLANRLMALGAVDGSFVDAHTTGFQEFARFIEQFTLDRVCAESGLTQEQLDRFANTIANGKRVSFWWTMGVNQGHEATRTAQAIINLALMTGNIGRPGTGANSITGQCNAMGSRLFSNITGLIGGHDFENPTHRAKVSALLGLAEQQITSESSWAYDQIVDGIRDGKIRALWVIATNGSHSWIHQSKFNDLLAKLDFLVVQDMFPSTETAQRAHLFLPAAGWGEKEGTLINSERRIGLVKKVRRAPGLALADFHIFQLVAEYWGCGKMFEKWRAPEAAFQVLKDLSRGQPCDITGIRDYRMIDECGGIQWPWAENGHRKNPPMERRLFEDGCFFTPDQRAKFFFDAPRPLTEPTDAEYPCVLLTGRGTSAQWHTGSRTNKSDVLRALSPTACYVEVNPKDAARLGLAPNDLVQVRSRRGSLLAVAFVTPTVQPGQVFIPMHYAEVNRLTHSTFDPYSRQPNYKHCAVVLEKTNGKIHGNGGAKRTQP is encoded by the coding sequence ATGAAGGCGCGGCGCGCCAACACGTTTTTGCGCCAATGGATTGGCCCGCTGACCACCGACCTGGTTCGTTCGCCCGGTGAATTTGGCTTGGGCCAGGTTCCCGCGCGACTCAAACCGGATGCCACCACCAGCATGGTTTGCGGTTTTTGTTCCACCGGATGCGGATTGAAAATCCATCTGCGCAAAGGGGAAGCTGTCAATTTAACTCCCGATCCGGCTCACCCGGTCAATCTCGGCATGGCCTGTCCGAAAGGGTGGGAAGCCCTCACCCCGCTTTCTGCTTCCGACCGCGGCACAACACCATTGTTGCGCGACCCGCATGGAAAATGGCGGCCGGTGGATTGGCAAGCGGCCATGAAGGAATTTTGCGCGCGCATGAAAGGCGTGCAAGCGCGACATGGCCGGCACAGCATCGCATTCCTCAGCACCGGTCAAATTTGCACGGAGGAAATGGCCTTACTGGGGGGCCTTTTTAAATTCGGCATGGGCGGCTTGCACTGCGACAGCAACACGCGCCAGTGCATGGCCACAGCCCATGTTGCCTACAAGCAATCGTTTGGTTTTGACGCGCCTCCGTTCACTTATGCGGACTTCGAGCAGAGCGACGTTCTGGTGTTTGTGGGCGCGAACCCGTGCATCGCCCATCCCATCATGTGGCAGCGCGTGATGCGCAATCCCCACTATCCTGAAATCATTGTGGTGGACCCGCGCGCCACCGAGACTGCTATGGCCGCTACTCAGCATTACGCGCTCCGACCCAAGAGCGATTTGGCCGTTCTCTATGGTTTAGCCAACCGTCTGATGGCGTTGGGCGCGGTGGACGGTTCCTTCGTGGACGCGCACACGACCGGTTTCCAGGAGTTTGCCAGATTCATTGAACAGTTTACACTCGATCGCGTCTGCGCTGAGTCTGGATTAACGCAAGAACAACTGGATCGTTTTGCCAATACAATTGCCAATGGCAAACGTGTTTCGTTCTGGTGGACAATGGGTGTCAACCAGGGACACGAGGCTACACGCACGGCGCAAGCGATTATCAATCTGGCGCTGATGACCGGCAACATCGGCCGGCCTGGCACCGGCGCCAACAGCATCACCGGTCAGTGCAACGCGATGGGTTCCCGGCTCTTCTCGAATATCACCGGCCTCATCGGCGGGCACGATTTTGAAAATCCAACGCATCGCGCAAAAGTGAGCGCGCTCCTGGGCCTCGCGGAGCAACAGATAACATCCGAATCAAGTTGGGCCTACGATCAGATCGTGGACGGCATCCGCGACGGCAAAATCCGAGCGCTATGGGTGATCGCCACCAATGGCTCGCACTCTTGGATTCACCAAAGCAAATTCAACGATCTGCTGGCCAAGCTGGATTTTCTGGTGGTGCAGGACATGTTTCCCAGCACCGAAACCGCGCAACGCGCCCATCTCTTCCTGCCTGCGGCCGGGTGGGGTGAGAAGGAGGGCACTCTGATCAATTCCGAACGACGCATCGGGCTGGTGAAGAAGGTTAGGCGCGCGCCGGGTCTGGCGCTGGCCGATTTCCACATTTTCCAACTGGTTGCCGAGTACTGGGGCTGCGGAAAAATGTTTGAAAAATGGCGCGCTCCCGAGGCTGCGTTTCAAGTGTTGAAGGACCTTTCGCGCGGACAGCCTTGCGACATCACAGGCATTCGTGACTATCGGATGATTGATGAATGTGGAGGCATCCAATGGCCTTGGGCCGAAAACGGCCACCGTAAAAATCCTCCAATGGAACGGCGCTTGTTTGAAGACGGATGCTTTTTCACACCGGATCAGCGCGCGAAATTCTTCTTTGACGCGCCGCGTCCATTAACCGAACCGACGGACGCCGAATATCCTTGTGTGTTGCTGACTGGTCGCGGCACTTCGGCTCAATGGCACACGGGTTCGCGAACCAACAAGAGCGATGTGTTGCGCGCATTGTCGCCGACGGCCTGTTACGTCGAGGTAAACCCAAAGGATGCCGCGCGGCTTGGCCTTGCGCCCAATGATCTGGTGCAGGTTCGCTCGCGCCGAGGCAGCTTGTTGGCCGTGGCGTTCGTGACGCCCACAGTCCAGCCCGGCCAGGTTTTCATTCCGATGCACTACGCGGAAGTAAACCGGTTGACTCATTCGACCTTTGACCCGTATTCACGTCAACCGAATTACAAACATTGCGCGGTGGTTTTGGAAA